The region ATGCATCTGAACTGGACAGGCTTGATCCTGGATCTATTGATGTTGCCGTTGAATTTACCCATCCCGATGCCGGTTTTGATAATGTTATGAAATGTCTGCGAGCCGGAATACCCGTTATAACCGGAACTACCGGTTGGAACAAGCAATTACCAGAAGCGGAGAAAGCCTGCAGGGAGCATGATACCGCATTTCTTTATGCACCTAACTTCAGCCCAGGTGTAAATATGCTTTTCGCAATGAATGAAAAGCTCGCAAAGCTCATGAACGGGCAGGCGCAGTATGAGGCCTCTATTGAAGAAACACATCATATCCATAAAAAAGATAAACCCAGCGGTACTGCTGTAAATTTGGCCACACAATTAGTTGATCATTTGGACCGTTACAAGAACTATACGCTGGACAAAAAAGAAAAAGAAAGTTTGCCGGTTTATGCGCACAGAGAAGGAGAGGTTTTTGGCGATCATAGCATAACTTATACTTCAGAAGTAGATACACTGATGCTTTCACATCATGCGAAAAGCCGCAAGGGTTTTGCACTTGGTGCAGCGATGGCTGCTGAGTATGTGTATAATCGTAAAGGTGTTTTTACTATGAAAGATGTGCTTGAAATTGAATAACTTAACATAAGAACAATAACTACATAATAATGAAGAAATTCTGGAAAAACAAATGGTTTAAATTTTCCATAGCTGCTATCGCCTACGTACTTTGGGTAATATGGCTCGATAGTTATTTCTGGCTGCTCGGGCTGCCTGTAATTTACGATATTTATATCTCTAAAAAAGTGCATTGGGCCTTTTGGAAGCAAAAAGGCGTAAAGAAGCAAAAAAAGATTATTGAATGGGTCGATGCCCTTATTTTTGCAGTGATAGCGGCTTCTTTTATTCGAATGTTTTTTATCGAAGCATTTACTATTCCAACATCTTCAATGGAAAAGACCATGAGGGTTGGAGACTACTTATTTGTAAGTAAATTTCATTACGGGCCTCGTAAACCAATGACGCCGCTCTCTTTCCCGTTTGTGCATCATACTATGCCACTTAGCTCAAAAACTAAATCATATTTAGATTGGGTACAATGGGACTATGAACGCATGCCAGGCCTTCAGGAGGTTGAACGAAATGATATTGTTGTTTTCAATTTCCCTGAGGGTGATACCGTTATTGTAGAACATCAGAACCAAAGCTATTACCAGATTCTTCGTAGCGAGGCTAATGCTATGATGCGTACCGACCGTACAAAAGGTATCATTAAACATTACAGTTTTTATGAAGATCGTGCCCGTGACCTTATTCATGATAATTTCACCATACATGTGCGTCCGGTTGATAAGCGGGAGAACTATATTAAACGTTGTGTGGCCATGCCCGGCGATGATATTAAAATTGTAAACGGGCAAATGTATGTC is a window of Salinivirga cyanobacteriivorans DNA encoding:
- a CDS encoding S26 family signal peptidase, whose protein sequence is MKKFWKNKWFKFSIAAIAYVLWVIWLDSYFWLLGLPVIYDIYISKKVHWAFWKQKGVKKQKKIIEWVDALIFAVIAASFIRMFFIEAFTIPTSSMEKTMRVGDYLFVSKFHYGPRKPMTPLSFPFVHHTMPLSSKTKSYLDWVQWDYERMPGLQEVERNDIVVFNFPEGDTVIVEHQNQSYYQILRSEANAMMRTDRTKGIIKHYSFYEDRARDLIHDNFTIHVRPVDKRENYIKRCVAMPGDDIKIVNGQMYVNGQEQKHFEDMQYKYYIYTNGERINPKILQNMDVSNEDMQVSQLNPGKYILPLTNAMVNKLRNFQIVDSVVRVVHNGDGSDYIFPHDPTYPWTEDNFGPLHIPSEGQTINLTLKELPKYERIIDLYEGNDLSVKDSTIYINGEPAKSYTFKQNYYWMMGDSRHNSQDSRYWGFVPEDHIVGKPLFIWLSIDKDESLLQKIRWDRLFTLI
- the dapB gene encoding 4-hydroxy-tetrahydrodipicolinate reductase, coding for MLLIGYGRMGKAVGEILRHRNHSIVKTIDEENASELDRLDPGSIDVAVEFTHPDAGFDNVMKCLRAGIPVITGTTGWNKQLPEAEKACREHDTAFLYAPNFSPGVNMLFAMNEKLAKLMNGQAQYEASIEETHHIHKKDKPSGTAVNLATQLVDHLDRYKNYTLDKKEKESLPVYAHREGEVFGDHSITYTSEVDTLMLSHHAKSRKGFALGAAMAAEYVYNRKGVFTMKDVLEIE